The following proteins come from a genomic window of Maribacter sp. HTCC2170:
- a CDS encoding mechanosensitive ion channel domain-containing protein: protein MQEFIVTHQQELVATSITLVILLLLKLIITMTIRRLSKVSDFNQARTRLIIKYISIGLFALGIGILIFIWGVNFREIGLLFSSVFAVIGVAMFAAWSILSNVTAGIILFFSYPFKIGDRIRILDNDLPDEAEILDIKAFHLYLKLDNGELVTYPNNLLLQKGVALIAKSSVSEEKDS from the coding sequence ATGCAAGAATTCATTGTAACCCACCAACAGGAGCTAGTAGCAACTTCAATTACACTTGTTATACTCTTATTGCTCAAGCTCATTATTACAATGACAATACGTCGATTGTCTAAAGTCAGTGACTTTAACCAAGCGCGTACACGTTTGATAATCAAATATATATCAATAGGGTTATTTGCACTTGGCATTGGAATATTAATTTTTATTTGGGGCGTAAATTTCAGGGAAATAGGGCTTCTATTTTCTTCAGTATTTGCTGTTATTGGTGTTGCCATGTTCGCTGCATGGTCTATTTTAAGCAATGTAACTGCGGGAATCATATTGTTCTTCTCTTACCCTTTCAAAATTGGTGACCGTATACGGATCTTGGACAACGATCTTCCTGATGAAGCAGAAATACTTGACATAAAGGCTTTTCATCTTTATTTAAAGTTGGACAATGGTGAATTGGTAACCTATCCCAATAACCTGTTGTTACAAAAAGGAGTGGCATTAATAGCTAAAAGCAGCGTTTCCGAGGAGAAAGACAGCTAA
- a CDS encoding Maf family nucleotide pyrophosphatase encodes MLTDKLKGYNIILASGSPRRKQFFEDMGIPFEIRLKEVEEVYPVSLKASQISDYLSQLKASAFDGTLTENDILITSDTVVWHNEKSLAKPDGYKEAHDMLRHLSDDWHDVITSVTFTTNTSQKTVNHTTKVKFKPLTENEICFYVENYRPFDKAGGYGIQEWIGLIGIEEIQGAYTNVVGLPTQLVYKTLMNMVV; translated from the coding sequence ATGTTGACCGACAAGTTAAAGGGTTATAATATAATTTTAGCTTCAGGTTCGCCAAGAAGAAAACAGTTTTTTGAGGACATGGGTATTCCTTTTGAAATTCGACTTAAAGAAGTTGAAGAAGTTTATCCAGTATCATTGAAAGCAAGTCAGATTTCTGACTACCTCTCACAACTCAAAGCATCGGCCTTTGATGGAACTTTGACTGAGAATGACATATTAATCACCTCAGATACCGTGGTTTGGCACAACGAAAAATCCTTAGCTAAACCTGATGGTTATAAAGAAGCACATGATATGCTCAGACATTTATCTGATGATTGGCATGATGTAATCACCTCGGTCACATTTACGACCAATACTTCTCAAAAAACCGTAAATCATACGACCAAGGTAAAATTTAAACCACTCACTGAAAATGAGATTTGCTTTTATGTTGAAAATTACAGACCATTTGATAAAGCGGGTGGCTATGGTATACAAGAGTGGATAGGACTTATTGGTATTGAAGAGATACAAGGAGCATATACCAACGTGGTCGGGCTCCCTACTCAATTGGTTTACAAAACGTTAATGAACATGGTAGTTTAG
- a CDS encoding KdsC family phosphatase has translation MEKSYKQYLKDITTFVFDVDGVFTDGTVLITNEGELLRKMSVKDGYALKTAIVKGYNVCIITGGTNEGVKVRLQGLGVNTFYMGAHHKDEPLQEYMDVYEIAPENILYMGDDMPDIPPMKMIALPTCPQNAIQEVKAVSKYISHKNGGDGCVRDVIEQVLKVRGDWMDNFSAEND, from the coding sequence ATGGAAAAAAGTTATAAGCAATATTTAAAAGATATTACCACATTCGTTTTTGATGTAGATGGTGTATTTACAGATGGTACGGTACTCATTACCAATGAAGGCGAGTTATTACGTAAAATGAGTGTAAAAGATGGTTATGCCCTTAAAACGGCTATTGTAAAGGGGTATAACGTATGCATCATCACAGGTGGCACTAATGAAGGGGTAAAAGTTCGCTTACAAGGTCTTGGAGTAAATACATTTTATATGGGCGCTCATCATAAAGATGAACCCTTACAGGAGTATATGGATGTATATGAAATTGCACCTGAAAACATATTGTACATGGGAGATGATATGCCCGACATTCCGCCTATGAAAATGATTGCATTGCCTACGTGTCCGCAAAATGCAATCCAGGAGGTAAAAGCAGTAAGTAAATACATTTCACATAAAAATGGTGGTGATGGCTGTGTTCGTGATGTTATTGAACAAGTGTTGAAAGTCCGTGGAGATTGGATGGACAATTTTAGTGCAGAAAACGATTAG
- a CDS encoding Rossmann-like and DUF2520 domain-containing protein → MIGVTILGTGNVAKHLFNACLASTEISIIQVYGRNAESLSYFQEKAQTTGNILTLAPADIYIIAISDSAIAKISKELVHKKGVVAHTSGSTPMKALSKNNRRGVFYPLQTFTENRTLNFKEIPLCIEAEHESDRVLLTSFAKILSDNVYEINTKQRKGLHLAAVFANNFTNHMYHKAKEICDTNDVDFELLHTLINETAAKIKDMTPYEAQTGPGRRNDTKTVKKQLKKLKNKNHKKIYSLLSRSITKTYGKKL, encoded by the coding sequence ATGATTGGCGTAACTATTCTTGGAACCGGTAATGTAGCTAAACATTTGTTCAATGCCTGCCTTGCCAGTACAGAAATAAGTATTATACAAGTATATGGGCGAAACGCTGAATCTTTGTCTTATTTTCAAGAAAAGGCCCAAACCACCGGTAACATTTTAACCCTTGCTCCAGCAGATATTTATATTATTGCGATAAGCGACTCGGCGATTGCAAAAATTTCCAAAGAACTGGTTCATAAAAAAGGGGTAGTTGCCCATACATCTGGCAGCACTCCCATGAAAGCACTTTCCAAAAATAATCGACGCGGAGTTTTCTACCCGCTTCAAACCTTTACCGAAAATAGAACATTGAATTTCAAGGAAATTCCCTTATGTATTGAAGCTGAACATGAATCGGATAGGGTTCTTTTGACTTCATTTGCCAAAATTCTATCAGATAATGTATATGAAATAAATACAAAACAACGTAAAGGTTTACATTTGGCGGCGGTTTTTGCCAATAATTTCACCAACCATATGTATCATAAGGCTAAAGAGATTTGTGATACAAATGATGTTGATTTTGAATTGTTACATACATTAATCAATGAAACGGCTGCCAAGATTAAGGATATGACACCCTATGAAGCGCAAACAGGTCCCGGAAGAAGAAACGATACAAAAACCGTAAAGAAGCAGTTGAAAAAACTTAAAAATAAAAACCACAAAAAAATATATTCGCTTTTAAGCAGATCAATTACAAAGACCTATGGAAAAAAGTTATAA
- a CDS encoding RNA polymerase sigma factor — MDAIKISDHNNQRVSESDIIKRILSGEKELYEILLRRNNQKLYRVIRSYIKDEAEIEDVMQNTYLKAYEKLHQFKQSSLYSTWLVRIGINEVLARLREKGKVVDINTGISNYKSNTVLEIPDKNQLNPEKRIIRKEMQRLIEDTIDSIDAKYRTVYILKEVEGMSVKEIAECLDISSSNVKVRIHRAKAMLKAKLYETAKGSNDLFEFGNTKCDRITFNVMQII; from the coding sequence ATGGATGCCATAAAAATTAGTGACCATAATAATCAAAGGGTTTCCGAATCTGATATCATTAAGCGTATATTATCTGGAGAAAAAGAACTTTATGAAATCCTGCTACGTAGAAATAACCAAAAGCTATACCGCGTAATTAGAAGTTATATAAAGGATGAGGCTGAGATAGAGGATGTAATGCAGAACACCTATCTAAAAGCTTATGAGAAGCTGCACCAGTTCAAGCAATCTTCATTATATAGTACATGGCTGGTACGAATAGGTATTAATGAAGTTTTGGCTCGATTGCGTGAAAAAGGAAAGGTGGTTGATATAAACACGGGAATCTCGAATTATAAAAGCAATACTGTGTTGGAAATTCCTGATAAAAACCAATTGAATCCTGAAAAAAGAATTATAAGAAAAGAAATGCAAAGATTAATAGAAGACACAATTGATTCAATAGATGCCAAATACCGTACTGTTTATATTTTAAAGGAGGTTGAGGGTATGTCCGTTAAGGAAATTGCAGAATGTCTTGATATTTCTTCTTCCAATGTAAAGGTTAGAATTCATAGGGCCAAAGCTATGCTCAAGGCAAAATTGTATGAGACTGCAAAAGGCAGCAATGATCTTTTTGAGTTTGGCAATACTAAGTGTGATCGGATTACTTTTAATGTGATGCAGATTATTTAA
- the ccsA gene encoding cytochrome c biogenesis protein, whose amino-acid sequence MKDLLKKVFFSTRLMAVLFVVFATAMAFGTFIESWYSTETARIWIYNATWFEVIMVFFVINFIGNIYKYKLLRKEKWPVLLLHLSWILIIIGAFVTRYISFEGMMPIREGNSEKVFYSDKTFLTTYVDGEINGEPRRKTLETDLIVTSEAMKSKLPLNNDFNGQPFTISYVDFIEGAKRGLVPDENGIEYLKIVEAGGGQRHEHYLENGKVANIHNVLVTLNKETEGAINIFTTDSTYHIKSPFEGDFMRMADQFRGVLIKDSLQTLQLRSLYNTAGMQFVIPEPIVKGSYGVVKVPEAEITPATQDALVVEVTSNGETVQQKLLGGKGVSNFSDRIKVGGLEFALAYGSKVYELPFSVKLNDFIAEKYPGTEKGYASFMSKVTVEDERPFDYDIYMNHILDHNGYRFFQASFDQDERGTVLSVNHDFWGTWITYIGYFLLYAGLMGIMFFGKTRFQDLAKSLDKIKAKKAALSVLFVLGASLNGLAQDHTDNDGHDHSKMPTQVQIDSVLNANIIPAEHAEKFGKLVVQDEGGRMKPINTFSSELLRKLSLKDKYKDMNSDQVFLSMMMNPSIWYNVEFILLDKSTKRTGINDSIRSVIGVSEDQEYVKAIDFFDKEGSYKLEPFLRAATATNNPNKFEKDFKEANIRLSLLDQALSGQMVKIFPLLNGENNKWISAVEYRGGQYQVTDSLYANFIKNAIPYYLMSLQKAQSSGDYTEADKLLAAFKKNQSNHGSEVLPTDAKINTEVIYNKLDIFNILYMGYALVGALMFFVLIFQIFKEREIWRIGTYFFKGTIYILFLWHTAGLILRWYISGHAPWSDAYESILYVAWATIGMGLLLGRKSDMTIAASAFVTSMLLWIAHQSWVDPSIANLQPVLDSYWLMIHVAVIVGSYGPLTVGMILGVVSLILIILTNKKNKKRMQLNLKELTTINELSLMVGLVMLTIGNFLGGQWANESWGRYWGWDPKETWALISIMVYAFVIHARLVPGMRGRWLFNFLSIVAFGSIMMTYFGVNFYLAGLHSYASGAQVITPTFIYYTVFGVLVLGAISYWRYKVNYSKS is encoded by the coding sequence ATGAAAGATTTACTTAAAAAGGTTTTCTTCTCCACTCGTCTTATGGCGGTATTATTTGTCGTTTTTGCAACAGCAATGGCTTTTGGAACTTTTATCGAAAGCTGGTATAGTACAGAAACGGCTAGAATATGGATTTATAATGCCACTTGGTTCGAAGTGATCATGGTGTTTTTTGTAATTAATTTTATAGGTAATATTTATAAGTACAAATTACTCAGAAAGGAGAAATGGCCGGTTTTGCTATTACATCTTTCTTGGATACTCATTATTATTGGGGCATTTGTTACCCGCTACATAAGTTTTGAGGGTATGATGCCCATCAGAGAAGGTAATTCTGAGAAAGTATTCTATTCAGATAAAACATTTTTAACGACATATGTTGATGGTGAGATAAATGGAGAACCAAGGCGTAAAACGCTGGAGACGGACTTGATTGTCACTTCAGAGGCTATGAAGTCGAAACTTCCTTTGAACAATGATTTTAACGGCCAACCATTCACTATTTCTTATGTTGATTTTATTGAAGGAGCTAAAAGAGGGTTGGTTCCTGATGAAAATGGGATAGAATATCTCAAAATAGTTGAAGCTGGGGGAGGACAGAGACATGAGCATTATCTTGAGAATGGTAAAGTTGCCAATATTCATAATGTTTTGGTGACCTTGAACAAAGAAACCGAAGGTGCCATAAATATCTTCACAACAGATAGTACATATCATATAAAGTCACCTTTTGAGGGTGATTTTATGCGTATGGCGGATCAATTTCGAGGCGTGTTAATAAAGGATAGCTTGCAAACCCTACAATTACGTTCATTGTACAATACCGCAGGAATGCAGTTTGTAATTCCTGAGCCTATCGTAAAAGGATCCTATGGTGTGGTTAAAGTCCCTGAAGCTGAGATAACACCCGCTACCCAGGATGCATTAGTGGTAGAGGTGACAAGCAATGGAGAAACAGTACAGCAAAAATTACTAGGAGGCAAGGGAGTTTCTAATTTTTCAGACAGAATTAAGGTAGGCGGATTGGAATTTGCCTTGGCCTACGGTTCCAAAGTCTATGAACTGCCATTTAGTGTTAAATTGAATGACTTTATTGCTGAAAAATACCCGGGAACAGAGAAGGGGTATGCCTCTTTTATGAGTAAGGTCACCGTTGAAGACGAACGCCCTTTTGACTATGACATTTATATGAACCATATTTTGGATCATAATGGATATCGTTTTTTTCAAGCAAGTTTTGATCAGGATGAACGAGGTACTGTGCTTTCTGTGAATCATGATTTTTGGGGAACATGGATTACATATATTGGATATTTTCTATTATATGCCGGGCTAATGGGAATCATGTTCTTCGGAAAGACCCGTTTTCAGGATTTGGCAAAATCCTTGGATAAAATAAAAGCAAAGAAAGCGGCCTTATCCGTGTTGTTTGTTTTGGGGGCATCGCTCAATGGTTTAGCACAGGACCATACAGATAATGATGGTCATGATCATTCCAAGATGCCAACACAAGTTCAGATAGATTCTGTTTTAAATGCAAACATAATACCGGCGGAGCATGCCGAGAAGTTTGGTAAACTTGTGGTTCAAGATGAAGGTGGGCGCATGAAACCAATAAATACCTTTTCTTCGGAATTACTTAGAAAACTAAGCTTGAAGGATAAGTATAAGGATATGAACTCTGATCAGGTGTTCCTTTCCATGATGATGAACCCCTCGATTTGGTATAATGTTGAATTCATTTTATTGGATAAAAGTACAAAGAGAACGGGCATAAATGATAGTATTAGAAGTGTTATTGGCGTCTCGGAAGACCAAGAATATGTAAAGGCCATTGATTTTTTTGATAAGGAGGGTAGTTACAAACTAGAGCCTTTTTTGAGAGCTGCTACCGCCACAAATAACCCCAATAAGTTCGAAAAAGATTTTAAGGAAGCCAATATTCGGTTGAGCCTTTTAGATCAGGCCTTGAGCGGACAAATGGTGAAAATATTTCCACTTTTGAATGGTGAGAACAATAAGTGGATATCGGCTGTGGAATACAGGGGAGGGCAGTATCAGGTAACGGACTCGCTTTATGCCAACTTTATAAAAAATGCGATTCCGTATTATTTAATGTCATTGCAAAAGGCTCAGTCAAGTGGTGATTATACCGAGGCCGACAAATTACTGGCAGCATTTAAAAAGAACCAATCAAACCACGGGAGTGAGGTGCTACCCACTGATGCTAAAATTAATACTGAGGTTATTTATAATAAGCTTGATATTTTTAATATCCTCTACATGGGCTATGCCTTAGTAGGTGCTTTAATGTTCTTTGTATTGATCTTTCAAATTTTTAAGGAACGGGAAATATGGCGAATAGGTACTTATTTCTTTAAAGGCACTATTTATATCCTGTTTTTATGGCATACGGCAGGATTGATATTACGTTGGTACATTTCCGGTCACGCTCCTTGGAGTGATGCTTATGAAAGTATTCTATATGTGGCCTGGGCGACTATTGGAATGGGATTATTGTTAGGTAGAAAGAGCGACATGACCATAGCAGCTTCAGCCTTTGTAACTTCAATGTTATTGTGGATCGCTCATCAAAGCTGGGTAGATCCATCCATTGCCAATTTACAACCAGTTTTGGATAGTTATTGGCTTATGATTCATGTAGCAGTAATTGTTGGTAGTTACGGTCCTTTGACCGTTGGGATGATTTTGGGAGTGGTGTCGTTAATCCTGATTATTCTCACCAATAAAAAGAATAAAAAGCGGATGCAGCTCAATTTAAAGGAATTGACCACAATCAATGAATTGTCTTTGATGGTAGGTTTGGTAATGTTGACCATAGGCAACTTTTTGGGAGGCCAATGGGCCAATGAAAGTTGGGGTCGTTATTGGGGCTGGGATCCAAAAGAAACTTGGGCCTTGATCTCGATCATGGTATATGCATTCGTAATTCATGCCCGTTTGGTGCCAGGTATGCGAGGCCGATGGCTTTTCAACTTTTTAAGCATTGTGGCCTTTGGCAGTATTATGATGACTTACTTTGGTGTTAACTTCTACTTAGCAGGTTTACATAGTTATGCTAGTGGGGCACAGGTAATCACTCCTACGTTTATTTATTATACCGTTTTTGGGGTGCTTGTTTTGGGCGCTATCAGTTATTGGCGGTATAAAGTCAATTATAGCAAATCATAG
- a CDS encoding TolC family protein, which translates to MRNVTALFLMLFITGFGFSQSAKTVTISILADKTSEEMEGLFTQLQNEIKAVVGQDATILFGEVLGNGFDLQSAQSNYESLINDSSTDIILAFGTVNNLVITKQTVHKKPTILFGAVNSDLVDIDPNKQSSGIDNFTYLITSQSYKKDLQTFKSLYDYQNLGILVEDFLPTVVPLKETLDKELTKIGASFELVPFGNVDDIKNSLEGFDAVYLAGGFLLTLDEIKELADFLIANELPSFTATNIDDVSIGLLATNQAKENMNIFFRRIALDIEAIVNGTNPSKLPIFLDSDNNLTVNYNTAELVGVPIKYSLITTIDFVGDFKNVLSKRTYTLLDVMKEVTENNLSLQSERKSVALAKQEVKTAKSNYYPNVSANATGSYLDPRVAEISGGQNPEYSTNGSIVLNQTIFSEAANANIAIQKNLEKAQQETYNAAELDAILNASTAYFNTLILKTNVQIQAQNLEVTEKNLQIAEQNYEAGQASKTDVLRFKSERAQNTQTLVEAGNQLDQAFYGLNQLLNNPIDYEIDVVDAELEEGLFKNYNYKRIGGLIDDPTTRKHFVAFLIEEAKNVAPELKSLDYNLKANERSLKLNSYGRFVPTLGLQGQYNRDFNQWGVGSIPAPTLNDNYNIGLNVSIPIFQQYQQNINKQTALIQQDQLNINKENTQLNIERNVNDAVLNIINEIANIELSKVSEETAKESLDLTQSSYLNGAVPITQLLDAQRNYLQARLSKANASYNFLLSFLQMERYLGGYLLLHTETENQEFIQRFGEFMLNRN; encoded by the coding sequence ATGAGAAATGTTACTGCATTGTTCCTGATGTTGTTCATAACGGGTTTTGGGTTTTCGCAAAGCGCAAAAACAGTAACGATAAGTATTCTTGCTGATAAAACTTCCGAAGAAATGGAGGGGTTGTTTACACAATTACAGAATGAAATTAAAGCGGTAGTTGGGCAAGACGCCACCATCCTTTTTGGTGAGGTCTTGGGTAATGGGTTTGATTTGCAGAGTGCGCAATCGAACTATGAATCCTTAATTAATGATTCCTCGACAGATATTATTTTGGCCTTTGGCACTGTGAACAATTTGGTGATTACTAAACAAACCGTTCATAAAAAACCGACAATTCTTTTCGGAGCGGTTAATAGTGACTTGGTAGATATTGACCCAAATAAGCAGTCCTCAGGAATTGACAATTTTACGTATTTGATCACTTCGCAATCATATAAAAAAGATTTGCAAACGTTCAAAAGCCTTTACGATTATCAAAATCTTGGTATTTTGGTTGAGGATTTTCTGCCGACCGTAGTTCCATTAAAAGAGACATTAGACAAAGAATTGACAAAAATCGGTGCATCTTTTGAATTGGTTCCCTTTGGCAATGTTGATGATATTAAAAATAGTTTAGAGGGTTTTGATGCTGTTTATTTGGCGGGAGGTTTTCTTCTTACTCTTGACGAAATCAAAGAGCTGGCCGATTTTTTAATAGCTAATGAGTTGCCTTCGTTTACGGCTACAAATATTGATGATGTATCAATAGGGCTCTTGGCAACCAACCAGGCCAAGGAAAATATGAATATATTCTTTAGAAGAATTGCCTTGGATATCGAAGCCATTGTAAATGGCACCAACCCTTCTAAATTGCCTATTTTTCTTGATTCCGATAACAATCTGACGGTAAATTATAATACCGCTGAATTGGTGGGAGTGCCAATAAAATATAGCCTTATCACAACTATCGATTTCGTTGGCGATTTTAAGAATGTTCTTTCTAAACGGACATATACTTTGTTGGACGTAATGAAAGAGGTTACTGAAAATAATCTTTCCCTACAATCCGAAAGGAAAAGTGTTGCCTTGGCAAAGCAGGAGGTAAAAACAGCAAAGAGTAATTATTACCCCAATGTTTCAGCAAACGCGACAGGAAGTTATTTGGATCCCAGGGTGGCTGAAATTTCAGGTGGACAAAACCCTGAATACAGTACAAATGGGAGTATAGTTCTAAATCAGACCATATTTTCAGAAGCTGCAAACGCCAACATTGCTATTCAAAAGAATCTTGAAAAAGCACAACAAGAGACTTATAATGCGGCTGAACTTGATGCCATTTTAAATGCGTCTACTGCTTACTTTAATACGTTGATACTAAAAACCAACGTACAGATACAAGCTCAGAACCTTGAAGTCACAGAAAAGAACTTGCAAATCGCCGAACAAAACTATGAAGCAGGCCAAGCCAGTAAGACTGATGTTTTACGATTTAAGAGTGAGCGGGCGCAAAATACACAGACTTTGGTAGAAGCTGGAAATCAATTGGATCAGGCCTTCTATGGCTTGAACCAATTGCTTAACAACCCCATTGATTACGAGATTGATGTTGTAGATGCAGAATTGGAAGAAGGGTTATTTAAAAATTATAACTATAAAAGAATCGGGGGACTTATTGATGATCCCACAACGCGTAAACATTTTGTGGCATTTTTAATTGAAGAGGCAAAAAACGTAGCTCCTGAGCTAAAATCATTGGATTATAATTTGAAAGCCAACGAACGTAGTCTAAAACTTAATAGTTACGGCAGGTTTGTGCCAACCTTGGGGTTACAGGGCCAATACAATCGAGATTTTAATCAATGGGGGGTAGGGAGCATTCCAGCACCTACTTTAAATGATAATTATAATATAGGGCTTAATGTCTCTATTCCTATTTTTCAGCAATATCAACAAAACATAAACAAACAAACAGCGCTAATTCAACAAGATCAGTTGAATATCAATAAAGAAAATACGCAATTGAATATCGAGCGTAATGTTAATGATGCAGTGCTGAACATTATCAATGAGATTGCCAATATTGAGCTTTCCAAAGTATCTGAGGAAACCGCTAAGGAAAGCCTTGATTTAACACAGTCGTCCTATTTAAATGGGGCTGTACCTATAACACAGTTGTTGGATGCGCAGCGCAATTATTTACAGGCAAGATTATCCAAAGCGAATGCTAGCTATAACTTCCTCTTGAGTTTTTTGCAGATGGAGCGCTATTTAGGAGGATATCTTCTATTGCATACCGAAACTGAAAATCAAGAGTTTATTCAACGGTTTGGCGAGTTTATGTTGAACAGAAATTAA
- a CDS encoding efflux RND transporter periplasmic adaptor subunit → MKYLYIPIITMLIFISCGDEKKEENKIVRPVSYQEVGYLGGEKSRTFSGTSKTDEVVNLTFRNGGIITTFDIKLGQKVKKRQLLAKLDNVQSRLNYENAVSSLNSAASQMNTAKSNLDRVRSLYEKGSSSLSDYESAKNSFLTAKASHESAKRTVDIQQDQIGYGYLYAPADGTIASVNAEINEFVSAGQNIAVLNVSGDMEISLGIPESVINNVIQEMPVQLTFSALGDKTFKGKVSEVAPSVDSNTSTYPVRVIIVDPIDDIKSGMATNVTFDFGNGDNKGNIVTVPAKSVGEDSEGNFVFIIESEDGKQGIAKKQQVTIGGLTSEGFEIKSGLSAGQKIATAGLQTLLNGQQVRLQ, encoded by the coding sequence ATGAAATATTTATATATACCCATAATTACGATGTTGATTTTCATTTCATGCGGGGATGAAAAAAAAGAAGAAAACAAGATAGTACGCCCCGTTAGTTATCAAGAAGTGGGTTACTTGGGGGGAGAAAAATCGCGAACCTTTAGTGGGACTTCTAAAACCGACGAAGTGGTTAATTTAACCTTTAGAAATGGAGGTATCATTACCACCTTTGACATTAAATTGGGGCAAAAAGTAAAAAAAAGACAATTATTGGCGAAACTGGACAATGTTCAATCACGTTTGAATTATGAGAATGCGGTTTCCTCGCTTAATAGTGCTGCCTCTCAAATGAATACGGCAAAATCAAATTTGGACAGGGTACGCTCACTTTATGAGAAAGGAAGTTCCTCGCTTAGTGATTATGAAAGCGCTAAAAATTCTTTTCTTACTGCCAAGGCAAGTCATGAATCGGCAAAACGAACAGTTGATATACAACAAGACCAGATAGGGTACGGATATTTATATGCACCGGCAGATGGAACCATTGCATCTGTAAATGCTGAGATTAATGAATTTGTAAGTGCAGGGCAGAACATTGCGGTCCTCAACGTAAGCGGCGACATGGAAATTAGTTTAGGCATACCTGAGAGTGTGATTAACAATGTAATACAGGAAATGCCTGTGCAGCTTACATTTTCGGCTCTTGGAGATAAGACCTTTAAAGGGAAGGTGTCGGAGGTGGCTCCTTCTGTCGATAGTAATACATCTACCTATCCAGTACGGGTAATCATTGTTGATCCTATAGATGATATAAAATCAGGGATGGCAACCAATGTGACCTTTGATTTTGGCAATGGAGACAATAAAGGAAATATTGTGACGGTTCCAGCAAAGTCCGTTGGTGAGGATTCAGAGGGAAATTTTGTTTTTATCATAGAATCTGAAGACGGTAAACAGGGCATAGCAAAAAAACAACAGGTCACGATCGGTGGGTTGACTTCTGAAGGGTTCGAAATAAAAAGCGGCCTTTCGGCAGGACAAAAAATAGCAACCGCAGGTTTGCAGACATTATTGAATGGTCAACAAGTACGTTTGCAATAA